In Thalassophryne amazonica chromosome 4, fThaAma1.1, whole genome shotgun sequence, a genomic segment contains:
- the LOC117508940 gene encoding clathrin heavy chain 1-like: MGWGTRAQCSVSFYKVSLSAFAVPNSLTVWLKFFTVAAVFFPQVDKLEASESLRKQEEQATESQPIVYGTAQLMLTAGPNVTVPPQQVYGYGYTAPGYAQPQQPSFGYGM; the protein is encoded by the exons GTCAGTTTTTACAAAGTCAGCCTCTCAGCCTTTGCTGTTCCAAACTCACTCACGGTGTGGCTGAagtttttcactgttgctgctgtTTTCTTTCCACAGGTGGACAAACTGGAAGCCTCGGAGTCTCTGAGGAAACAGGAGGAGCAGGCCACCGAGTCCCAACCCATTGTTTATG GCACCGCCCAGCTGATGCTCACAGCAGGGCCAAACGTCACCGTGCCGCCACAGCAGGTCTACGGTTACGGTTACACGGCACCTGGCTATGCTCAGCCACAACAGCCCAGCTTTGGTTACGGCATGTGA